From the genome of Desulfovibrio psychrotolerans, one region includes:
- a CDS encoding FmdB family zinc ribbon protein translates to MPLYEYKCEECGKIFEELVFGDDAPACPGCNSTATHKLLSAVKFRMPGGSSYDSGGSSGTSSGGSGCSGCSGGNCSTCH, encoded by the coding sequence ATGCCCTTATACGAATACAAATGCGAAGAATGCGGCAAGATTTTTGAAGAACTCGTTTTCGGAGACGATGCCCCCGCCTGCCCCGGCTGCAACTCCACGGCCACGCACAAGCTGCTTTCCGCCGTCAAATTCCGCATGCCCGGCGGCTCCTCCTATGATTCGGGCGGCAGTTCCGGCACCAGTTCCGGCGGCTCGGGCTGCTCGGGCTGCTCAGGCGGCAACTGCTCCACCTGTCACTAA
- a CDS encoding D-sedoheptulose 7-phosphate isomerase, whose protein sequence is MTETARNIVLEHAAAGARLREVFFEANADKVVHLAKTMALCLARGGKILFCGNGGSAADAQHLAAEFVNRFLMERPPLPAIALTTDTSILTAVGNDYGFDFIFSKQVQALAAEGDILVAISTSGNSANLVEALKAARERCVTTVGITGQGGGRMASLCDQLLEVPHRHTPLIQEVQLTVGHLLCQLTDHYLFENVMELQPYLNGAEAACGE, encoded by the coding sequence ATGACGGAAACCGCACGGAATATCGTTCTGGAACACGCCGCAGCGGGCGCACGCCTGCGCGAGGTATTTTTCGAAGCCAACGCGGACAAGGTGGTGCACCTTGCCAAGACCATGGCCCTGTGCCTCGCCCGGGGCGGCAAAATCCTCTTCTGCGGCAACGGCGGCAGCGCGGCGGACGCACAGCATCTGGCAGCGGAATTCGTAAACCGCTTCCTCATGGAACGCCCTCCCCTTCCCGCCATCGCCCTCACCACAGATACCTCCATCCTCACCGCCGTGGGCAACGACTACGGCTTTGATTTCATTTTCAGCAAGCAGGTGCAGGCGCTTGCGGCAGAAGGCGATATTCTGGTCGCCATATCCACCTCCGGCAACAGCGCCAATCTGGTGGAAGCCCTCAAGGCGGCGCGCGAACGCTGCGTCACCACCGTAGGCATCACGGGGCAGGGCGGCGGACGCATGGCCTCCCTGTGCGATCAACTGCTGGAGGTTCCGCACCGGCACACCCCCCTGATTCAGGAAGTGCAGCTCACGGTTGGCCACCTTCTGTGCCAGCTCACCGACCATTACCTGTTTGAAAACGTGATGGAACTGCAGCCGTACCTCAACGGTGCAGAAGCCGCCTGCGGAGAATAA
- a CDS encoding NAD(+)/NADH kinase, producing MKRTISSVYIVTKAGQAAALELAGSMHAWFRGQGIVADVFENGSAAWKQLAFAPEGIVLVLGGDGTMLSVSRRLVGTGVPVLGVNLGRVGFLAEVSSEHWQEQLVRLLDGRAGFARRVALACTVEREGTLLHSGVAVNDVVVHRGALARVVRLELAVQGERLGDLRADGLIVSSPTGSTGYAVSANGPLLHPDLDAFSVTPICPFMNALKPFVLRGDMEFSLVVHDTDADLHLTQDGQEGVALRCGDRIRVTSAPGGLVFAELGCASYFDRLRTRGFYKDQR from the coding sequence ATGAAACGTACCATATCGTCCGTATATATCGTGACCAAGGCCGGACAGGCTGCGGCTTTGGAACTTGCCGGAAGCATGCATGCATGGTTTCGTGGACAGGGAATTGTCGCCGATGTCTTTGAAAACGGCTCGGCGGCGTGGAAGCAGCTTGCCTTTGCCCCGGAAGGCATTGTGCTGGTGCTGGGGGGCGACGGCACCATGCTGAGCGTGTCGCGCCGCCTTGTGGGAACCGGGGTGCCGGTGCTGGGTGTGAATCTGGGCCGGGTGGGATTTCTGGCGGAGGTTTCTTCCGAACACTGGCAGGAGCAGCTTGTTCGCCTGCTGGACGGCAGGGCCGGATTTGCGCGGCGCGTGGCGCTTGCCTGCACGGTGGAGCGGGAGGGAACCCTTCTGCACAGCGGGGTGGCGGTGAACGATGTGGTGGTGCACCGGGGAGCGTTGGCGCGGGTGGTGCGGCTGGAACTGGCTGTGCAGGGCGAGCGTCTGGGCGATTTGCGGGCGGACGGGCTTATTGTTTCTTCGCCCACGGGATCGACGGGGTATGCGGTATCTGCCAACGGACCGCTGCTGCACCCGGATCTGGACGCCTTTTCCGTGACGCCCATCTGCCCGTTCATGAATGCGCTCAAGCCCTTTGTGCTGCGCGGGGACATGGAGTTTTCTCTTGTGGTGCACGATACGGACGCGGACCTGCATCTGACCCAGGACGGGCAGGAAGGGGTGGCGCTGCGCTGCGGCGACCGCATTCGTGTGACCAGTGCACCGGGCGGGCTGGTATTTGCCGAACTGGGGTGCGCGAGCTATTTTGACCGCTTGCGGACGCGCGGATTCTACAAAGACCAGCGGTAG